From the genome of Geothrix sp. 21YS21S-4, one region includes:
- the uppS gene encoding polyprenyl diphosphate synthase, with translation MSIPAHVAIIMDGNGRWAAQRGWPRIKGHKAGVQAVERILEAASDAGIRHLSLYAFSTENWKRPAQEVGALMALLRMYLRMFVHQLSRKGIRFHHLGALEGMPAGIRTDMRALEEATAGNAGMTFHLAVNYGSRLELAQAARRCIEDGLRPDQVDEAALDSRLWTAGVPDVDLLIRTSGEHRISNFLLWQSAYAELHMTDLLWPDFGPAELRAALDDYAQRERRFGGI, from the coding sequence ATGAGCATTCCAGCCCACGTCGCCATCATCATGGACGGAAACGGCCGCTGGGCCGCTCAGCGCGGATGGCCGCGGATCAAGGGGCACAAGGCGGGCGTCCAGGCGGTGGAGCGCATCCTGGAAGCGGCCTCCGACGCCGGGATCCGGCACCTCAGCCTCTATGCCTTCTCCACGGAGAACTGGAAGCGGCCTGCCCAGGAAGTCGGCGCCCTGATGGCGCTGCTCCGCATGTACCTGCGGATGTTCGTCCACCAGCTCAGCCGGAAGGGGATCCGCTTCCATCACCTCGGCGCCCTGGAGGGGATGCCCGCGGGCATCCGGACCGACATGCGCGCCCTGGAGGAGGCCACGGCCGGAAACGCGGGCATGACCTTCCACTTGGCCGTGAACTACGGCTCCCGGCTGGAACTGGCCCAGGCCGCCCGCCGCTGCATCGAGGACGGCCTCCGGCCCGACCAGGTGGACGAGGCCGCCCTGGACTCCCGCCTGTGGACCGCCGGCGTGCCCGACGTGGACCTGCTGATCCGGACCAGCGGCGAGCACCGGATCTCCAATTTCCTCCTGTGGCAGTCCGCCTACGCCGAACTCCACATGACGGACCTCCTGTGGCCCGATTTCGGCCCCGCCGAACTGCGGGCGGCGCTCGACGACTACGCCCAGCGCGAACGGCGCTTCGGGGGAATCTGA
- a CDS encoding PAS domain S-box protein gives MVQFNTRANEILLKLVYYGPGLSGKTTNLKSLHAMCAEAHRGEMFSVNTQEDRTLFFDLLPINLGYIYGNAIHLQIYTVPGQVQYDASRRVVLGGADGVVFVADSSETKMQDNVDSLSNLYHNLNANRLNIKQIPFVIQYNKRDLSDAMPVGVMNRRLNFRSVPYFESVANRGTGVLDTFLSITRETVGYTFRKYHLDKKIKDFDEMLNLIESNVRSSMRELPPPPETEPETAPDTTILRHSNVSVADLVPGKVADAQELLEDALKSNMETARLYSELKESKDALEKKNQELGQLYTQLERANQDNLKTRKYLEGLIQNMGEAVISFSADAKILTWNAAAERIFGYSRPEIVGRSMAQLTPDHLVGELEQVIQQTIRGQVVRDMPTIRLRKGGIAFPASITFAPVRGADDRVVAFSALVRDATETRALEDRLVHAQRHEALGRLVPSLFHEAANRLTPVLVEGRLLAESALEPHQAEQAARLVKAVDSVQDLLRPLQTVLNPPTPQRTATQLNRLVEEAAALVALQARSADVDIELNLEPSLPETALDAGLVLLSLTNLLLNGIRTAALAPVKRLRVATRATGDGLQLVVQDSGEPLSEARQAEVFDPAASPTAEALGLPVADIIARQHGGRLTVRSQEGVGNAFLLELPLEAAPVGAPAPISAGGGLAGRRALVVDDEAFLLECLVDALESWGLEVVSSSRGEEAVEELQRGSFDVIVSDIRMPGLSGMDLYEWLQANAPAMARRILYTTGDSFDVKTRGFLESTQVPYLGKPFDLKQLRQSLERLVELPVEA, from the coding sequence ATGGTTCAGTTCAACACCCGAGCGAACGAGATCCTCCTCAAACTGGTCTATTACGGACCGGGTCTCTCGGGTAAAACGACGAACCTGAAATCGCTTCACGCCATGTGCGCGGAAGCGCACCGCGGCGAGATGTTCTCCGTCAATACGCAGGAGGACCGCACCCTTTTCTTCGACCTGCTGCCCATCAATCTGGGCTACATCTACGGCAACGCGATCCACCTCCAGATCTACACCGTGCCGGGCCAGGTCCAGTACGACGCCAGCCGGCGCGTGGTCCTGGGCGGCGCCGACGGCGTGGTGTTCGTGGCGGATTCCAGCGAAACCAAGATGCAGGACAACGTCGACTCGCTGTCGAACCTGTACCACAACCTCAATGCCAACCGCCTGAACATCAAGCAGATCCCCTTCGTCATCCAGTACAACAAGCGGGACCTGTCCGACGCGATGCCGGTGGGCGTCATGAACCGGCGATTGAATTTCCGCAGCGTCCCCTACTTCGAATCCGTAGCCAACCGCGGAACGGGCGTCCTCGACACGTTCCTGTCCATCACCCGCGAGACGGTGGGCTACACCTTCCGCAAGTACCACCTCGACAAGAAGATCAAGGACTTCGACGAGATGCTGAATCTCATCGAGTCCAATGTCCGCTCCAGCATGCGGGAGCTGCCTCCGCCTCCCGAAACGGAACCGGAAACCGCCCCCGACACCACCATCCTCCGCCACAGCAACGTCAGCGTGGCGGACCTGGTGCCCGGCAAGGTCGCCGATGCCCAGGAGCTGCTGGAGGACGCCCTCAAATCCAACATGGAGACCGCGCGGCTCTATTCGGAGCTGAAGGAGAGCAAGGACGCCCTGGAGAAGAAGAACCAGGAGCTGGGCCAGCTCTACACCCAGCTGGAGCGCGCGAACCAGGACAACCTCAAGACGCGGAAGTACCTGGAGGGCCTCATCCAGAACATGGGCGAGGCGGTGATCTCGTTCTCCGCGGATGCCAAGATCCTGACCTGGAACGCCGCCGCCGAGCGGATCTTCGGCTATTCGCGGCCGGAGATCGTGGGCCGCAGCATGGCCCAGCTCACGCCCGACCACCTGGTGGGCGAACTGGAGCAGGTGATCCAGCAGACGATCCGCGGGCAGGTGGTGCGCGACATGCCGACCATCCGCCTGCGCAAGGGCGGGATCGCGTTCCCCGCGAGCATTACCTTCGCTCCCGTCAGGGGCGCCGACGACCGCGTGGTTGCCTTCTCGGCCCTGGTCCGGGACGCCACCGAGACCCGCGCCCTGGAGGACCGGCTGGTCCATGCCCAGCGGCACGAGGCCCTGGGCCGGCTCGTTCCCTCCCTTTTTCACGAAGCCGCCAACCGCCTGACGCCGGTTCTGGTCGAAGGCCGGCTGCTGGCCGAATCCGCCCTGGAGCCCCACCAGGCGGAACAGGCGGCCCGTCTCGTGAAGGCCGTGGATTCGGTCCAGGATCTTCTGCGGCCCCTGCAGACCGTCCTGAATCCCCCCACCCCGCAGCGCACGGCCACGCAGCTCAACCGCCTCGTGGAAGAGGCTGCGGCCCTGGTGGCGCTCCAGGCCCGAAGCGCGGACGTGGACATCGAACTGAACCTCGAGCCCAGCCTGCCGGAGACCGCCCTCGACGCCGGCCTCGTCCTGCTGTCGCTCACCAATCTGCTGCTGAACGGGATCCGCACTGCGGCCTTAGCGCCGGTGAAGCGGCTCCGGGTGGCCACGCGGGCGACGGGCGACGGGCTCCAACTGGTGGTCCAGGATTCCGGGGAGCCGCTCTCCGAGGCGCGCCAGGCCGAAGTGTTCGATCCCGCCGCCTCGCCCACGGCCGAGGCGCTCGGGCTGCCGGTGGCCGACATCATCGCCCGGCAGCATGGTGGCCGGCTCACCGTCCGCAGCCAGGAGGGCGTGGGAAACGCCTTCCTGCTGGAACTTCCTCTGGAGGCGGCGCCCGTGGGGGCCCCTGCGCCAATCTCCGCCGGCGGAGGCCTGGCGGGCCGAAGGGCCCTGGTGGTGGACGACGAGGCCTTCCTGCTGGAATGCCTGGTGGACGCCCTCGAATCCTGGGGCCTGGAGGTGGTGTCCAGCTCCCGCGGAGAAGAGGCCGTCGAGGAGCTTCAGCGGGGAAGCTTCGACGTGATCGTATCGGACATCCGCATGCCCGGCCTGTCGGGGATGGACCTGTACGAATGGCTGCAGGCCAACGCGCCCGCCATGGCCCGGCGGATCCTCTACACCACCGGCGATTCCTTCGACGTGAAGACCCGCGGCTTCCTCGAGAGCACCCAGGTCCCCTACCTGGGTAAACCTTTCGATCTAAAGCAGCTCCGACAAAGTCTGGAGCGCCTGGTAGAGCTTCCGGTCGAAGCGTGA
- a CDS encoding response regulator transcription factor, whose translation MSEPKILLVEDELSLAEGIKLNLELEGLACTWIPRGDQALKRILAEAFDLVILDVMLPGMDGFTICEKVREAKNFTPVLFLTAKNTDDDRVHGFETGADDYLGKPFQVRELLLRVRAILRRESWYKSREISSRQAFGTYWVDFDNFCGEGPNGPFQLGVKESMILKLLMERPGQVVSRADILDKVWGEDAYPTSRTVDNFIVRIRRVIEDDPHHPRWVHTLRSVGYQFDPEGRQRKGEE comes from the coding sequence ATGTCCGAACCCAAGATCCTGCTGGTGGAAGACGAGCTCAGTTTGGCAGAGGGGATCAAGCTGAACCTCGAGCTGGAGGGCCTCGCCTGCACCTGGATCCCGCGGGGGGATCAGGCCCTGAAGCGCATCCTGGCCGAGGCCTTCGACCTCGTGATCCTGGACGTGATGCTGCCCGGAATGGACGGCTTCACCATCTGCGAGAAGGTCCGCGAGGCCAAGAACTTCACGCCGGTCCTGTTCCTCACCGCCAAGAACACCGACGACGACCGCGTCCACGGGTTCGAGACCGGCGCCGACGACTACCTGGGGAAGCCCTTCCAGGTCCGCGAGCTGCTGCTCCGCGTCCGGGCCATCCTCCGCCGGGAATCCTGGTACAAGAGCCGGGAGATCAGCAGCCGCCAGGCCTTCGGCACCTACTGGGTGGATTTCGACAATTTCTGCGGCGAAGGCCCGAACGGCCCCTTCCAGTTGGGCGTGAAGGAATCCATGATCCTCAAGCTCCTGATGGAGCGCCCGGGGCAGGTGGTGAGCCGCGCCGACATCCTGGACAAGGTGTGGGGCGAGGACGCCTATCCCACCAGCCGCACCGTGGACAACTTCATCGTCCGCATCCGGCGCGTAATCGAGGACGATCCCCACCACCCGCGGTGGGTCCACACCCTCCGCAGCGTGGGCTACCAGTTCGATCCCGAGGGCAGGCAGCGCAAGGGCGAAGAATGA
- a CDS encoding glycosyltransferase — translation MDAYLSIVIPIYNEEENIPVLWERLSRVMAQHFSDPAKPWEIVFTDDGSRDRSLAMLVDIVQSEPRVRIVEFNRNYGQHSAIFGAFAEVRGKIIVTLDADLQNPPEEIPKLVAKVEEGFDVVGGWRQGRKENDSFFRTMPSKIVNAITRKTTGVKLQDYGCMLRAYSRDVVNAMLLCKERSSFIPALANSFAKRITEVPVAHAERAAGTSKYGLWKLINLQFDLLTSFSLLPLQALSVFGVITAGVGFLLFLGLVIYRFLHPEGTAQGVFTLFAILFFFVGCQFVAFGLLGEYIGRIYQEVRDRPRYMVKKIHQAE, via the coding sequence ATGGACGCCTACTTGAGCATCGTCATTCCCATCTACAACGAGGAGGAGAATATCCCCGTCCTGTGGGAGCGGCTGTCCCGGGTGATGGCGCAGCACTTCTCGGACCCCGCCAAGCCCTGGGAGATCGTGTTCACGGACGACGGCAGCCGGGACCGCAGCCTGGCCATGCTGGTGGACATCGTCCAGTCGGAACCCCGCGTGCGCATCGTGGAGTTCAACCGCAACTACGGCCAGCACAGCGCCATCTTCGGCGCCTTCGCCGAAGTGAGGGGGAAGATCATCGTCACGCTGGACGCCGACCTCCAGAACCCGCCGGAGGAGATCCCCAAGCTGGTGGCCAAGGTCGAGGAGGGCTTCGACGTGGTGGGCGGCTGGCGCCAGGGCCGCAAGGAGAACGACAGCTTCTTCCGCACCATGCCCAGCAAGATCGTCAACGCCATCACCCGCAAGACCACCGGCGTGAAGCTTCAGGATTACGGTTGCATGCTGCGGGCCTACAGCCGGGACGTGGTGAACGCCATGCTGCTGTGCAAGGAGCGGTCGAGCTTCATCCCCGCGCTGGCCAACAGCTTTGCCAAGCGGATCACCGAGGTCCCCGTCGCCCACGCCGAGCGGGCCGCCGGCACCAGCAAGTACGGCCTGTGGAAGCTGATCAACCTCCAGTTCGACCTGCTGACCAGCTTCAGCCTGCTGCCGCTCCAGGCCCTCAGCGTGTTCGGCGTGATCACCGCGGGCGTCGGGTTCCTGCTGTTCCTGGGGCTGGTGATCTACCGCTTCCTGCACCCGGAAGGAACGGCCCAGGGCGTGTTCACCCTGTTCGCCATCCTGTTCTTCTTCGTGGGCTGCCAGTTCGTGGCCTTCGGCCTGCTGGGCGAGTACATCGGCCGCATCTACCAGGAAGTCCGCGACCGGCCGCGCTACATGGTGAAGAAGATCCATCAGGCCGAGTAG
- a CDS encoding sensor histidine kinase → MRPSFPASLRARLLLWLLLPLGALAALNLWLAFREARTTASRVQDRLLLGSARIIAQQIQYDDGVLEVAIPPAALELFESEDEDRVYYRIASARGALLSGYTELPAPPVALRPEESLAFDSMVRDQPVRVVAYAQPVFAAPAEGPVIIEVAQTFRAHDRMIQEIWAGSLRQGLWMLALASALLGLSLRWGLKGLVALRSIVRNRRPGSLEPLDPGPVPTELSPLVGAINDYVQRLDAQVAQRTRFIDNAAHQLRTPFAVLQTQVNFGLRTADSQQKGESLRAIFQEVRHGTRLVNQLLSLSRAEAGAQHPRPLAPTDLGEMAQRVLEELAGLAQARDIDLGLDPPAGPVPVAATSAMLHELVANLVDNALRYTPPGGTVTVGFRRENDAVALLVEDDGPGIPPADRVRVFERFCRLNEDGAPGCGLGLSIVQEIARALGAGVQLSEPASGQGLLVQVRFPVLPD, encoded by the coding sequence ATGAGGCCTAGCTTTCCCGCCAGCCTCCGCGCCCGGCTGCTGCTGTGGCTGCTCCTGCCCTTGGGCGCCCTGGCGGCGCTCAACCTCTGGCTGGCCTTCCGGGAAGCGCGCACCACGGCCAGCCGCGTCCAGGACCGGCTGCTCCTGGGCTCGGCCCGCATCATCGCCCAGCAGATCCAGTACGACGACGGCGTGCTGGAAGTGGCCATCCCGCCGGCGGCCCTGGAGCTGTTCGAATCCGAGGACGAGGACCGGGTCTACTACCGGATCGCATCCGCCCGGGGGGCGCTTCTGTCGGGCTACACAGAGCTCCCCGCCCCACCGGTGGCTCTGCGCCCCGAGGAATCCCTGGCCTTCGATTCCATGGTGCGGGACCAGCCGGTCCGCGTGGTGGCCTACGCCCAGCCGGTCTTTGCCGCGCCCGCCGAGGGGCCGGTGATCATCGAGGTGGCCCAGACCTTCCGCGCCCACGACCGGATGATCCAGGAGATCTGGGCCGGGAGCCTGCGGCAGGGCCTGTGGATGCTGGCCCTCGCGTCGGCGTTGCTGGGACTGTCCCTGCGGTGGGGCCTGAAGGGCCTCGTGGCCCTGCGCAGCATCGTCCGGAACCGCCGTCCCGGCTCCCTGGAGCCCCTGGATCCCGGTCCCGTGCCCACCGAGCTGTCGCCTCTGGTGGGGGCCATCAACGACTACGTGCAGCGGCTGGACGCCCAGGTCGCCCAGCGGACCCGCTTCATCGACAACGCCGCCCACCAGCTGCGGACGCCCTTCGCCGTGCTCCAGACCCAGGTGAACTTCGGCCTGCGCACCGCCGATTCCCAGCAGAAGGGCGAATCCCTTCGGGCCATCTTCCAGGAGGTCCGCCACGGCACCCGCCTCGTGAACCAGCTGCTGAGCCTCTCCCGCGCCGAGGCGGGCGCGCAGCACCCGCGCCCTCTCGCGCCCACGGATCTGGGGGAGATGGCCCAGCGGGTGCTCGAAGAACTGGCGGGCCTGGCGCAGGCCAGGGATATCGACCTGGGACTGGACCCCCCGGCCGGGCCGGTGCCCGTGGCGGCCACCTCGGCCATGCTCCATGAGCTCGTGGCGAACCTCGTGGACAACGCCCTGCGCTACACGCCCCCCGGAGGCACCGTCACGGTCGGATTTCGCCGCGAAAACGACGCCGTCGCGCTCCTGGTGGAAGACGACGGGCCGGGCATCCCTCCGGCGGACCGCGTCCGGGTGTTCGAGCGGTTCTGCCGCCTGAACGAGGACGGCGCGCCGGGTTGCGGGCTCGGATTGTCGATCGTCCAGGAGATCGCCCGCGCCCTCGGGGCCGGGGTCCAGCTCTCCGAGCCCGCTTCCGGCCAGGGACTGCTGGTCCAGGTGCGCTTCCCGGTTCTCCCGGACTGA
- a CDS encoding response regulator, giving the protein MKILLVEDNRTLSQWLARTLEADGYTVERAFDGVEADDLLHTEAYDLVILDLALPAMDGREVLRRLRGRHNAVPVLILTAHGGIQERVEGLDTGADDYMAKPFEVPELEARMRALVRRANQQKNPILACGGLHYDSNARVFTLAGGSLALTPREHAVLELLMMKAGKTVSKKALADSVFSMDEEVSPDAIEIYVHRLRKKLECGDAVIVTLRGLGYLLKPRHEA; this is encoded by the coding sequence ATGAAGATCCTGCTGGTCGAAGACAACCGGACGCTCTCCCAGTGGCTCGCCCGCACCTTGGAGGCGGACGGGTACACCGTGGAGCGCGCCTTCGACGGCGTCGAGGCGGACGACCTGCTGCACACGGAGGCCTACGATCTGGTGATTCTCGACCTCGCGCTGCCCGCCATGGACGGCCGCGAGGTGCTCCGCCGCCTCCGCGGGCGCCACAACGCAGTGCCCGTCCTCATTCTCACGGCCCACGGCGGCATCCAGGAGCGGGTGGAAGGCCTGGACACCGGGGCCGACGATTACATGGCCAAGCCCTTCGAGGTTCCCGAACTGGAGGCGCGGATGCGGGCCCTGGTACGCCGGGCCAATCAGCAGAAGAATCCCATCCTCGCCTGCGGCGGCCTTCACTACGACAGCAATGCCCGGGTGTTCACTCTGGCCGGCGGGTCTCTGGCCCTGACGCCCCGGGAGCACGCCGTGCTGGAGCTGCTGATGATGAAGGCCGGCAAGACCGTCAGCAAGAAGGCCCTGGCCGACAGCGTGTTCTCCATGGACGAGGAGGTCTCCCCCGACGCCATCGAAATCTACGTCCACCGCCTGCGGAAGAAGCTGGAGTGCGGAGACGCCGTCATCGTCACCCTGCGCGGCCTCGGCTACCTCCTGAAACCCCGCCATGAGGCCTAG
- a CDS encoding ABC transporter substrate-binding protein has protein sequence MRRALQLLALAAALLAGGPLRAHAERIVLMVGGIEKLIYLPVALADQLGYFKEQGLDVELRSEWSGIHGVDVLLVGSVQGVVGFYDHTIYMQSQGKAITSVIQFTQAPGEVELVSARAPRIRTMGDLKDQPLGVTGLGSSTQFLSRYLALSAGLKLNQVSFIPVGTGDSFIEAMARGTIVAGMTTDPTASRLLNSGQARVLVDLRTPEDTARALGGPYPASCLYLQSAWMARHKPEVQKLVNALVKALRYIQSHTAAELASAVPAAFHAGDKAAYVRALAHSKAIFIPDGRMPKDGPATVLRVMARIEKSLQGKNIDLASTYTLEFVGAAR, from the coding sequence ATGCGACGCGCGCTCCAGCTCCTCGCCCTCGCCGCCGCCCTGCTGGCGGGGGGGCCTCTGCGCGCTCACGCCGAGCGCATCGTCCTCATGGTCGGCGGCATCGAGAAGCTCATCTACCTGCCCGTGGCGCTGGCGGACCAATTGGGGTACTTCAAGGAGCAGGGCCTTGACGTGGAGCTGCGCAGCGAGTGGTCCGGCATCCACGGGGTGGATGTGCTTCTCGTGGGCAGCGTCCAGGGAGTCGTGGGCTTCTACGACCACACCATCTACATGCAGTCCCAGGGCAAGGCCATCACCTCGGTCATCCAGTTCACCCAGGCGCCCGGAGAGGTGGAGCTCGTGTCGGCCCGGGCGCCTCGCATCCGGACCATGGGCGATCTGAAGGACCAGCCGCTGGGCGTCACCGGCCTCGGCTCCTCGACCCAGTTCCTGTCGCGGTACCTCGCCCTGTCCGCCGGCCTGAAGCTGAACCAGGTGAGCTTCATTCCCGTCGGCACCGGCGACAGCTTCATCGAGGCCATGGCGCGCGGCACCATCGTGGCCGGGATGACCACCGATCCCACCGCCTCGCGGCTCCTGAACAGCGGCCAGGCCCGGGTGCTGGTGGATCTCCGCACGCCGGAAGACACCGCCAGGGCGCTGGGCGGGCCCTACCCCGCCTCCTGCCTCTACCTGCAGAGCGCCTGGATGGCCCGCCACAAGCCCGAGGTGCAGAAGCTGGTGAATGCCCTCGTCAAGGCGCTCCGCTACATCCAGTCCCACACGGCGGCGGAGCTCGCCTCCGCCGTGCCCGCCGCTTTCCACGCCGGCGACAAGGCCGCCTACGTGAGGGCCCTGGCCCACAGCAAGGCCATCTTCATTCCGGACGGCCGCATGCCGAAGGACGGGCCCGCCACCGTCTTGCGGGTAATGGCCCGCATCGAAAAATCGCTCCAGGGGAAGAACATCGATTTGGCCAGCACCTACACGCTGGAATTCGTCGGCGCCGCCCGCTGA
- a CDS encoding anion permease: protein MTHSEAKSGWQGAQPLRLFATLLVGLLLYTLLPRFAPLPDAKFFAGSAGSKSASKSGDKAKAGDKAVKASEKAPKVDANESAIIRKPALSAREQAVKEAEAAAQAKLEAAAKAKVETEAKGKAEAEAKARVEIEKVRQEDWKRGLHLFAIFVATILGIILRPLPMGAVAIMGVALTAITGTLPVVDSLSGFSEKTLWLIIVAFMFARGFIKTGLGTRIAYFFMRLLGKRTLGLAYGLAATEFVLGPVVPSNTARTAGIMMPIVRSLAGAYGSNPGDGTERKIGAYLIMACFNIDIIISAMFLTAMAANPMTQKFAADFGLTITWNSWFVAAFVPGLVGLLVIPYVLYKFYRPEITRTPEAVEMATAKLKEMGRPSVSEWLMVAVFSFVLVLWVIGEKTWGIDGTTAALLGLGLLLLTGVLTWKDVLEEHNAWDVLIWTGALIMMAGFLNKLGMIPWFSKVVGASMAGHGWLFGFLVLALTYFYAHYFFASMTAHAGAMYAAFLGVSISLGAPPMLAALVLCFFSNLHASMTHYGTGPAAAMFGLGYVPIGTWWRLGFIISLVNILIWVVVGGAWWKVLHLW from the coding sequence ATGACCCACTCCGAAGCCAAGTCCGGCTGGCAGGGCGCGCAACCCCTGCGGCTGTTCGCGACCCTGCTCGTCGGCCTCTTGCTCTACACGCTGCTTCCCCGATTCGCGCCCCTGCCCGACGCGAAGTTCTTCGCCGGCAGCGCCGGTTCCAAGAGCGCTTCCAAATCCGGGGACAAGGCCAAGGCCGGGGACAAGGCGGTCAAGGCGTCCGAGAAAGCCCCCAAGGTCGATGCGAACGAATCCGCCATCATCCGGAAGCCCGCGCTCTCCGCCCGCGAACAGGCCGTGAAGGAGGCTGAAGCGGCCGCCCAGGCGAAGCTGGAGGCCGCGGCGAAAGCGAAGGTCGAGACGGAAGCCAAGGGGAAGGCGGAAGCGGAGGCCAAGGCCCGGGTTGAGATCGAGAAGGTCCGCCAGGAGGACTGGAAGCGCGGCCTGCACCTCTTTGCCATCTTCGTGGCGACCATCCTGGGCATCATCCTCCGTCCCCTGCCCATGGGCGCCGTGGCCATCATGGGCGTGGCGCTCACGGCCATCACGGGCACGCTGCCCGTGGTCGACAGCCTCAGCGGATTCTCCGAGAAGACCCTCTGGCTGATCATCGTGGCCTTCATGTTCGCCCGGGGCTTCATCAAGACCGGCCTCGGCACCCGCATCGCCTACTTCTTCATGCGCCTGCTGGGCAAACGCACGCTGGGACTGGCCTACGGATTGGCCGCCACGGAGTTCGTGCTGGGCCCCGTGGTGCCCAGCAACACCGCCCGCACCGCCGGGATCATGATGCCCATCGTGCGCTCCCTCGCCGGCGCCTACGGAAGCAACCCGGGCGACGGGACCGAGCGGAAGATCGGGGCGTACCTGATCATGGCCTGCTTCAACATCGACATCATCATCAGCGCGATGTTCCTCACGGCCATGGCCGCCAACCCCATGACCCAGAAGTTCGCCGCGGATTTCGGCCTCACCATCACGTGGAACAGCTGGTTCGTGGCCGCCTTCGTGCCGGGGCTGGTGGGCCTGCTGGTCATTCCCTACGTGCTCTACAAGTTCTACAGGCCGGAGATCACACGGACCCCCGAAGCGGTGGAGATGGCGACGGCCAAGCTGAAGGAGATGGGCAGGCCCTCGGTGTCCGAGTGGCTGATGGTGGCCGTGTTCAGCTTCGTGCTGGTGCTGTGGGTGATCGGCGAAAAGACCTGGGGCATCGACGGCACCACGGCCGCCCTGCTGGGTTTGGGCCTGCTGCTGCTGACCGGCGTGCTCACCTGGAAGGACGTGCTGGAGGAGCACAACGCCTGGGACGTGCTGATCTGGACCGGCGCCCTGATCATGATGGCGGGCTTCCTCAACAAGCTCGGAATGATCCCGTGGTTCAGCAAGGTGGTGGGCGCCTCCATGGCGGGCCACGGTTGGCTCTTCGGGTTCCTCGTGCTGGCCCTCACCTACTTCTACGCGCACTACTTCTTCGCCAGCATGACCGCCCACGCTGGCGCGATGTACGCGGCCTTCCTGGGGGTGTCCATCTCGCTCGGCGCGCCGCCCATGCTCGCGGCCCTGGTGCTCTGCTTCTTTTCCAACCTGCACGCCAGCATGACCCACTACGGGACTGGGCCGGCCGCCGCCATGTTCGGCCTGGGCTACGTGCCCATCGGCACGTGGTGGCGCCTGGGTTTCATCATCAGCCTCGTGAACATCCTCATCTGGGTGGTCGTGGGCGGCGCCTGGTGGAAGGTGCTGCACCTCTGGTAG
- a CDS encoding chromate transporter → MAERDIPPENQSGPKSLGDLFWSFSWLAVQGFGGVMAIAQRELVERKRWLTKADFLEEWSVAQTMPGPNVMNLSLVIGGRRFGWRGALAAMAGMLGLPLLVVLGLILAHGQIGQHPVVMRAMRGMGAVAAGLILAAGLRLGEGLKGHPLGWPACLGLAGAAFAGVALRHWPLPLILFGLGGLACLATYRRLEP, encoded by the coding sequence ATGGCCGAGCGCGACATCCCTCCGGAAAACCAGTCGGGACCGAAGTCTCTGGGGGACCTCTTCTGGTCTTTCAGCTGGCTGGCCGTGCAGGGATTCGGCGGGGTGATGGCCATCGCCCAGCGGGAATTGGTCGAGCGGAAGCGGTGGCTGACGAAGGCCGACTTCCTGGAGGAATGGTCCGTGGCCCAGACCATGCCCGGCCCCAACGTGATGAACCTGTCGCTGGTGATCGGAGGGCGGCGCTTTGGGTGGCGGGGCGCCCTCGCGGCCATGGCGGGCATGCTGGGGCTCCCGCTGCTGGTGGTACTGGGGCTGATCCTGGCGCACGGGCAGATCGGACAGCATCCCGTGGTGATGCGGGCCATGCGCGGGATGGGGGCGGTGGCCGCGGGGCTGATCCTGGCCGCGGGCCTCCGCCTCGGGGAAGGCTTGAAGGGCCATCCCCTCGGGTGGCCCGCGTGCCTGGGCCTGGCCGGCGCCGCGTTCGCGGGCGTGGCCCTGCGGCACTGGCCCTTGCCGCTGATCCTGTTCGGCCTGGGCGGGCTGGCCTGCCTGGCCACCTACCGGCGGCTGGAGCCGTGA
- a CDS encoding chromate transporter has translation MTAPAGTLALGGWDWLHLFGHYLLLSLLSVGGALTTAPEMHRYLVLQHRWLTDSQFSSSITLAQVAPGPNILFVALLGWNLGMNSGGLLLALAGAFIALAGILLPSTLVTYLASQWSHRNRHLRAVRAFKQGMAPVAIGLMLATGWILAGSQGDTGGNGRLWCLTAAAAVLVWRTQLHLLWFLAAGALLGILGWV, from the coding sequence GTGACGGCCCCCGCCGGCACCCTCGCGCTCGGCGGCTGGGATTGGCTGCACCTCTTCGGCCACTACCTCCTGCTCTCGCTCCTTTCGGTGGGCGGCGCGCTCACCACGGCCCCCGAGATGCACCGCTACCTGGTGCTCCAGCACCGCTGGCTCACCGACAGCCAGTTCAGCAGCTCCATCACGCTCGCGCAGGTGGCGCCCGGCCCGAACATCCTCTTCGTGGCGCTCCTGGGCTGGAACCTCGGCATGAACTCCGGCGGGCTTCTGCTGGCCCTGGCCGGGGCCTTCATCGCCCTGGCGGGGATTCTGCTGCCCAGCACCCTCGTCACGTACCTGGCCTCCCAATGGAGCCACCGGAACCGCCACCTCCGGGCCGTGCGCGCGTTCAAGCAGGGGATGGCTCCCGTCGCCATCGGGCTGATGCTGGCCACGGGCTGGATCCTCGCCGGCAGCCAGGGGGACACCGGGGGGAACGGACGGCTGTGGTGCCTGACGGCCGCCGCCGCGGTCCTGGTCTGGCGGACGCAGCTTCACCTCCTCTGGTTCCTGGCCGCCGGAGCGCTGCTCGGCATCCTCGGGTGGGTCTAG